In a single window of the Litorilituus sediminis genome:
- a CDS encoding universal stress protein, whose amino-acid sequence MKDIKHILVVMQPMSDHQPALIQAIKIAKETSATIELFLAAYHKDIVSPWGFDKEQVAALQQEYLASKLRWLETYLPCVVEQGLTIKLDVVWHKNITTAICEKLAQSEADLVVKSTHQSSRLNKILFNPSDWQLLQHCQVPLLLTRSLTEAPYKTIMAAVDPSQTHNKPKALDKIILDMTIGLVALFESEIHVCHCYQPLGAELWQGMNAIGGDHGMNTMDFESYHQSIKHHHERLFNELVDDYGFAEGVTHLQVGSADYELPKLVEETQADLLIMGMAEENLFVGNTVEKILDNVNCDILSVKAGELDN is encoded by the coding sequence ATGAAAGACATTAAGCACATTTTGGTTGTGATGCAACCTATGAGCGATCACCAGCCGGCATTGATTCAAGCGATTAAAATAGCCAAGGAAACATCAGCGACAATAGAATTGTTTTTAGCAGCATATCATAAAGACATTGTTAGCCCATGGGGCTTTGATAAAGAGCAGGTTGCAGCATTACAACAGGAGTATTTAGCATCTAAACTTAGGTGGTTAGAAACCTATTTACCCTGTGTTGTTGAACAGGGCTTAACGATTAAACTGGATGTGGTTTGGCATAAAAATATAACCACAGCGATTTGTGAAAAATTAGCGCAAAGTGAGGCTGACTTAGTCGTAAAATCAACACATCAATCTTCACGATTAAATAAAATTCTTTTTAATCCAAGTGATTGGCAATTATTACAGCATTGCCAAGTTCCTTTATTGTTAACTCGTAGCCTAACTGAAGCGCCTTATAAAACAATTATGGCGGCAGTTGATCCTAGCCAAACTCACAATAAACCCAAAGCCTTAGATAAAATTATTTTAGATATGACGATTGGCTTAGTGGCGCTATTTGAGAGTGAAATTCATGTGTGCCATTGTTATCAGCCGCTAGGCGCAGAGCTATGGCAAGGTATGAATGCAATTGGTGGCGATCATGGTATGAATACCATGGACTTTGAAAGTTATCATCAAAGTATAAAGCATCACCATGAACGTTTGTTTAATGAGTTAGTCGATGATTACGGTTTTGCAGAAGGCGTAACCCATTTACAAGTAGGCTCAGCTGATTATGAATTACCTAAATTAGTGGAAGAAACTCAAGCTGATTTACTTATTATGGGCATGGCAGAGGAAAATCTATTTGTTGGTAATACGGTTGAAAAAATTCTAGATAATGTTAATTGCGATATTTTATCCGTAAAAGCGGGTGAATTGGATAATTAA
- a CDS encoding thymidine phosphorylase family protein: MLRVKALAIDTLQENVAYLHRDCPLYSIEGLQALMKIEVFCQTKQPAIVAVLNIVDDTKILDIDELGLSSQAFKQLAKKNGSIVSIAPAKPPRSLTAVHKKISGEALNKDEFQQICQDILQSRYSKMEIAAFLVACSHSGLEREEIFFLTKAMVESGERLNWGESIVVDKHCIGGIPGNRTTMIVMPIIAAHGMLMPKTSSRAITSPAGTADTMEVLAQVELSIQQMQAVVQQHKGMLTWGGTAKLAPVDDMLISVERPLSMDSTGQMVASILSKKIAAGSTHLLIDIPVGPSAKVHHNQQALKLRKLFEYIGDLFGLYIDVVISDGSQPIGNGVGPALEARDVQLVLQNDPKAPFDLREKSLRLAGRILEFDPDVRGGQGYILARDILESGRADEKMQAIINAQGKQTSAISQVPFQFAVCAKTSGFVQAIDNLIIATTASLAGAPTDKRAGIDLIKKVHDKVNQGDTLFIIYAGYKSEFDFATDYAKRNNAYHISKSKPQQQDNYFI; encoded by the coding sequence ATGCTCAGAGTTAAAGCTTTGGCAATTGACACCCTTCAAGAGAATGTTGCCTACTTACACAGAGATTGCCCTCTGTACAGTATTGAAGGCTTGCAAGCCTTGATGAAAATAGAAGTATTTTGCCAAACCAAACAACCAGCTATCGTTGCGGTACTTAATATTGTTGATGATACAAAGATACTCGATATTGATGAACTAGGTCTGAGTAGTCAGGCTTTTAAACAATTAGCCAAAAAAAATGGCAGTATTGTTAGTATTGCCCCTGCCAAGCCACCTCGGTCATTAACCGCTGTCCATAAAAAGATCTCTGGCGAAGCCCTTAACAAGGATGAATTTCAACAAATTTGCCAAGATATACTGCAAAGTCGCTACTCAAAAATGGAAATTGCCGCATTTTTAGTAGCCTGTAGCCACAGTGGCTTAGAGCGAGAAGAAATCTTTTTTTTAACTAAAGCTATGGTTGAATCTGGCGAGCGATTAAATTGGGGCGAGTCAATTGTTGTCGATAAGCACTGTATTGGCGGAATTCCAGGAAACAGAACAACCATGATAGTCATGCCCATTATTGCCGCGCATGGTATGTTGATGCCAAAAACCTCTAGTCGGGCAATTACCTCCCCTGCTGGTACCGCAGATACTATGGAAGTGCTTGCCCAAGTTGAACTATCAATTCAGCAAATGCAAGCGGTAGTACAACAACATAAAGGTATGCTCACTTGGGGCGGCACAGCTAAGCTCGCACCAGTAGACGATATGCTTATTTCTGTGGAAAGGCCATTATCAATGGACTCTACAGGGCAAATGGTGGCCTCAATTCTGTCCAAAAAAATAGCCGCAGGCTCTACTCACCTTTTGATTGATATTCCCGTTGGCCCCTCAGCTAAAGTGCATCACAATCAGCAAGCATTAAAACTGCGAAAACTATTTGAATATATTGGCGACTTATTTGGCTTGTATATCGATGTGGTAATTTCTGACGGCTCTCAACCTATCGGCAATGGCGTTGGTCCTGCACTTGAGGCAAGAGATGTGCAATTGGTATTGCAAAACGACCCAAAAGCGCCCTTCGACTTAAGAGAAAAGTCACTACGCTTAGCTGGCAGAATTTTAGAGTTTGATCCTGATGTTAGAGGCGGTCAAGGCTATATTCTCGCTCGAGACATACTAGAGTCAGGCCGTGCTGATGAAAAAATGCAGGCCATTATTAACGCGCAAGGTAAACAAACATCAGCTATCAGCCAAGTGCCTTTTCAATTTGCTGTTTGTGCAAAAACATCTGGCTTTGTCCAAGCCATAGATAACTTAATCATAGCGACAACAGCAAGTTTAGCGGGGGCTCCAACAGATAAGCGTGCCGGTATTGATTTAATCAAAAAAGTGCATGATAAAGTAAATCAAGGGGATACCTTATTTATTATCTATGCCGGTTATAAAAGCGAATTTGATTTTGCCACCGATTACGCTAAACGCAATAACGCTTACCACATCAGTAAAAGCAAACCTCAACAACAAGATAATTACTTTATTTAA
- a CDS encoding ribose-phosphate diphosphokinase produces the protein MILAFQDYALPAQQLAKQLKLPMSWVKLHKFPDGETKVTLPAKLPEHVIICRTLNQPNEKLIELILTASAAKTLGAKYITLVAPYLCYMRQDIAFSSGEAISQQIIGQLLANYFDEVVTIDPHLHRINQLSQVIPNTKAVSLHATAAMAQYIQTHYSAPFIIGPDIESSQWVQALALPQQWPCSVAEKVRLSDTQVTIKLAKTHEGELSDKEVIIIDDIASTGKTLEQTVKLLLPYTPKSISIMVSHAFFVDEAIDRLKALGVNHICSSDCILHATTRFSVIETIAEYLTAATP, from the coding sequence ATGATTTTAGCTTTTCAAGATTACGCATTACCAGCACAACAATTAGCTAAGCAATTAAAACTCCCCATGTCTTGGGTTAAGTTGCATAAATTCCCTGATGGTGAAACAAAAGTTACTCTGCCAGCAAAATTACCCGAACATGTCATTATCTGTCGCACTTTAAACCAACCTAATGAGAAACTTATTGAGTTGATCTTAACGGCAAGTGCCGCAAAAACTCTCGGAGCAAAATATATCACCTTAGTTGCCCCTTATTTATGCTACATGCGCCAAGACATAGCCTTTTCATCAGGCGAAGCAATAAGCCAACAAATCATAGGTCAATTACTTGCCAACTATTTTGATGAAGTGGTGACTATAGATCCCCATTTACACCGCATTAACCAGCTTAGCCAAGTGATACCAAACACCAAAGCAGTAAGCTTACATGCCACTGCGGCAATGGCCCAATATATCCAAACGCATTATTCTGCTCCTTTTATTATCGGGCCAGATATCGAGTCAAGCCAGTGGGTACAAGCATTGGCACTACCACAACAATGGCCATGCTCCGTAGCCGAAAAAGTCCGCCTAAGTGATACCCAAGTAACCATTAAACTGGCAAAAACTCATGAAGGTGAGCTAAGCGATAAAGAAGTCATTATCATTGATGATATTGCCAGCACCGGTAAAACATTAGAGCAAACAGTAAAACTGTTATTACCTTATACGCCAAAAAGCATTTCAATTATGGTCAGTCATGCTTTTTTTGTTGATGAAGCAATCGATAGACTAAAAGCCTTAGGCGTTAACCATATTTGCAGCTCAGACTGCATTTTGCACGCAACAACTCGTTTTAGTGTTATAGAGACCATTGCCGAATATTTAACTGCCGCAACCCCTTAA
- a CDS encoding RNA-binding S4 domain-containing protein: protein MSDNQLIIELNQQPIELCKLLKVADLVGGGGEAKIVISEGYVFVNGEVEYQKRKKIYHQDVIEFNGNLLQVIINEDLADEDITNEDVTDNADTSAEEVHAQKSAPSCTKAADKKPQTTNEPKKRRPISF from the coding sequence ATGTCAGATAACCAACTCATTATTGAATTAAACCAACAACCCATTGAACTTTGTAAACTTCTTAAAGTAGCCGATCTCGTTGGCGGTGGCGGCGAAGCTAAAATTGTCATTAGTGAAGGCTATGTCTTTGTAAATGGTGAAGTGGAATATCAAAAGCGAAAAAAAATATATCACCAAGATGTGATTGAGTTTAACGGTAATTTATTACAAGTCATTATCAATGAAGATTTAGCTGATGAAGACATAACTAATGAAGACGTAACTGATAACGCGGATACTAGCGCTGAAGAAGTTCACGCTCAAAAAAGTGCTCCAAGTTGCACAAAAGCAGCAGATAAAAAGCCGCAAACAACCAATGAACCGAAAAAAAGAAGACCTATTTCTTTTTAA
- a CDS encoding GNAT family N-acetyltransferase → MKIKLVQADYNNAQHADDILLLLNGYAIDPMGGGEPLSDYVKQNLIIELRKRSDVFSVLCYVDDKPAGIVNCVEGFSTFKCKPLINIHDCGVLPEFRGKGISGKLFEEVEKIAVARGCCKLTLEVLEGNTVAQNAYKKLGFAGYELDEKMGKAMFWEKKLS, encoded by the coding sequence ATGAAAATTAAATTAGTACAAGCCGATTATAATAATGCTCAGCACGCTGACGATATTTTATTATTACTTAATGGCTATGCAATTGACCCTATGGGAGGTGGCGAGCCCTTATCTGACTATGTTAAGCAGAATCTGATTATTGAGCTGCGTAAGCGATCGGATGTATTTTCAGTACTTTGTTATGTTGATGATAAACCAGCAGGTATAGTGAATTGTGTTGAAGGCTTTTCTACGTTTAAGTGTAAGCCATTAATTAACATTCATGATTGTGGCGTTTTACCTGAATTTCGCGGTAAAGGCATAAGTGGTAAGTTATTTGAAGAAGTTGAAAAAATAGCCGTAGCGCGTGGTTGTTGTAAATTAACCCTAGAGGTTTTAGAAGGTAATACCGTAGCACAAAATGCTTATAAAAAGCTTGGCTTTGCAGGTTATGAGTTAGATGAAAAAATGGGTAAAGCGATGTTTTGGGAGAAGAAACTTAGCTAG